TTGTATAGTAAATAACCCGCTAGGATAGATACCGTCTATAGCTACCCTGCTATAACTTAAAGAAAGTTACCAGCCGGTTAGCTACCTAGTTACGAGTGGATACACAGGCAATGAGTGACGGCGGCTGCGAGGATCAGACCCCTTCTTTCGAGATGACGTGGGGCAGCACGACTAGCAGCGGTTACTGTAGCCAGGAAGACTCGGACTGCGAATTCGAGCAGTACTTCACTGCGCGCACATCGTTCATCCGCAAGCCCAGGAAAGAAAAGGTGAGACAGCCgacagtaataaaataaaacggatgaatacatacataaatatggtAGACACTGTATTTATCTGAAATTTACTCCTTTGATATTTAAGTGGTTCCGGTGCCCGcacacaacagcataaatgaacCTATAGATAAGAAAGGTTGTAAGATATGTTTGAGTAAAGTATATAAAATTCTGGGCAAAACGGAAAGTGAAAATAAACCGAATGCAATGATTCTGTATTTACGCCAACAGCTGTTATTGCCTTCGGGGGAGGGGACTGTATATAATTTCCCACTCAGACTATTCAAGCGATTAATTTCCCTAATTTACATCATACTTCATGATGAACAAAAGTTACCTTTTTCTGTGCACAGCCAATTTGCATCAATATTAGCTCACAGCTCTTCTCTTTGATCCCACAGATAATAGTCCACAGTGCATGGTATATATGCtttataaaaagtaataaattcaCGTTCACAGACTGTCTCTTCCTATCttcagttttcattatttatttaatgtttttgagtATAGCTCTGAATATAATACAAAAGGGTATGGTTTAAAGGGGGGTCCCATCTTGCAACATGTTCTGAATATAGGATAAACTAAATTATACGATTTatacataaattatatataaaatgcaattGAAGTTATTAAAAATCAGGCAtgctcattttcagttcagtttcttaGATATTCTCAGTTCTAATTAATGAACATTTATGGCTTCAGACCTtgtgcatttcatgttttcttagccttttgcttttgttggGAATGTTGGTAGAGATAATGTCATAAtactaaacacaaacacatacacacgcgcacacacatttGGAGTTGGAGGTAGGGCACTCACCAACAGCTTTtgtcagttacatttttcagtggaaCTTTGTGGGTCAGTGATCGGAGATGTTTTCTTAACCCCAAACTTGTGTTTAGGAAATGAGTCAGGTTTAAGCGCACTGTTGCACAATCACTGAAGGATGAATCATGGTTTGGTTTACTCTTCTAATTGCTTGATCTCACCATTATTCACGAATGACACACCATAGgacgggttttttttttttttttttttttttttaataaccgGAGGGATCTGAACACATGGCACAAGTTTTTTGTTCCTGACACATTACCCCCCGAATGCATTTATGAAAGAGCATTTATTGTGCAAAGACCCTGGCTGATCAAATGCCTATTAGAGGGCACTGACCAGGGAGGAAACTTAATTTTGCTCCATTGTGTTGAAGGGGACAGCTGAATAATACAAAGCTGCAATTTTATTACTTGGCAGTCTAGACTGTCTGTACAGATTGAGGCTCCCATCCGCTGCATATCATTTTGCAGAGTGGTGGGCACGTGCGAGCATAATGTAATCAGTGTGACTGCTTTGGTTAAGCATGTCATTTTGGTGAGCATGTGCTCCCCTGAGTTTGTTACTGAGTGACGAATGACCCCCACATTCTGGGTGATGCTCTGGGGGAGGAGAGTCAGCAAGGAAGAATATCAGTATTGCCTCTGATCCTGAAGTGAGAATCCAAGTATATCTTTTTACACCACCAAACCCCCCAAGCCAAGGACATGCTCCAGTTACCTTGTGGAGTGATGGCAAAATAACTTGAATAATATGCCACAGTAAAGTGGGTAGCAGTTCCTTTACTCCTTGGTTAGAAGACTTACACAATTATTGTCGCATTCATCATcagaaaacatgaatatgaTTTGATTACATGTATGTGGCCCATCATCGCATGTAACTTTGAAATAGAATATATGGTGTTCTGATAAGGCCCTTCATCATGAAGTCTCCATCTGTATGGTTTAAAGAGGCAATTAGCCCCTCTCAGCCATCTGATTGGATATTGATCTGTGAGCTCCGGATATTTATTGTCGTGTAAATTGCAGCAGCATCCATCTTAACTTCACTCTGTGCTGGTGCAGCTGAATACATTGCTGAAGGTTGCAGAGTGCACGGTGCAAGTGTTTGTGAGCGCGCTGCGTGAGATTTGAAGAAATATTCACAACGAGATCCACAGTTCTCAGCAGCATTTGggtgaaaatggaagaaaagaaCTTTCACACTTGTGAGCATGtcacatttcaatttcagtttgccCAAACTTCAGGTGTTTTGCTtacaaataaaggaaacatggctgtgctttgtgtgtgacGGTCCTATTTTAATATGaactgtatatacacatacatgatTATATAATCCAGCTACATTGTCCAGCTGGTCCAGGGCCTGTCTGATGGAACACCCTTGTTTCCTGCAGCCTGTTTCCTGTGGCAGGGCCTCTGTCGTTTTTGTCTTGGCTGGTGTCCGCATTTCATTTCCAGAGGTCCGTTGGGTACTGAGAGGACGTGCGCACCTGTGTCCCTTCTGTCCTCACTCACTGTTGACACACGCAGAAAGTTTACctcttcacttcctctctgccttgAGACCGTATCCTGTCTGTCTTACAGGAAAACACCCAAACATCGACACTCTTCAAAATTCTGGTTTAACTTTTCATTATAATGctattttttcaatttatttctcGTTTCAAGAAAAATTCGCACTCCTCTTAAATGGCAGTCAAATGGACAGTTTTGCATGTGACTGCATGCTCTGTCACTGCCCGTGTCTCTACAAACATAGTAATTGACCCCCCTTCCCAGCCCAAGCACTGTATGACATCCAGCACTAGTTAACATGTACTCCTTTCAGCTCCCAATAATGGGCACCTCCTCCCATCTGCACCATTAAAACCGTTGCTCAACATTAGCCTATTGAACTGGGCCCACTTCCTAGTAACTCGCTGAGACAGCTGCTATATTCATTCACCCTTTACAGGAGCAACATGAGTAATAGATGAATGAAATGCTGGTAATGTCATGTTTGTGGTGTAAAGGTAGTCTTCTGCATGTATAACAAGTTTTTAGTATAAAACTCAGAAGTTGTCTTCACTTAAAACAGCAGTAATGAATGTAGCATCGGTGAAGACTTTATCACTGttcatgtacaaacacatgATGGTGTGTGGCAGTGGTTTGTGATATTCGACACATTATACAGTTTCACTTCAAATCAAATAGAAATAGGGCTGTTGTGAATTACTGTACAAATAGACAATAATGTACTTTACAGTGATTGCTATCGTATGTCATGTAGTGTCCAACTGTGTgacattttggggaaaaaagctcagtttatttatttttctgttccgGAAGCCAGCCTTTCTGAAAGCTCCCAGTTATACTGAGAGCAGCCATTAAAAGTGCTGGCTTTACTGATTTTGCCTACTGCCTCGAATTAGCCTCACTGTCAAGTGTGTTTATTCAGCTGGGAATAATTCCATTTTTGACATAAAGTGTTGGTACttgctgttaaaataataaaactaatgcTACTAATAAAACCGAGAGTAAAGAGATGCTGTTCTGTGTGGAAATTATCAGGACGCAATAAAGACTGGCTTGCGTTATAGACCAAAGCATAAATGTAGCTcaatgcatgcttgtgtgtgtgtggtgcacaTGACAGGACAGATTTGTTCTGTATGAAAGGAACACTTTTCTTTGGTGGAtttcctctcctgttcctcAGGAAAAGCTGGCCTTCCTCGTGTTCCTGCTGGTCAGGGCTGGAGGAGAAAGGGCCAAGGCCAGGGGAAGGAAGTGAAGGTCCACCCTGTTGGTCTGCTCCACCTGACTGGGCGGTGCAGTTGGAGAGAGGCCAGGCTTTGTCCTGGGCCTGGGAAGGGACACGTAGCTATCCCTGACCTCTGTCCTTTTGTAAGGTTTCAGCAGAGTAGTGAAATGTGGAATCATCTCTGCATGGAATAGTGAATGGCCATCTCTGCTTATTTTCCATGGTtgaagcttgtttttttccataagAATAATTTATGGGGACTTTTGGTTACATTCCAGGAggtatcattttaattttgtggtTGTTGCATTATGGGGTGCACAATGGTCCACACACCAAACTGCAAAGGATAACTTCTGCAATGTAACCAATACCCCTCATAAATCAGTACAGATTTCCCCTTCTCAAAGCTGTGAATGTTGGTGATGCTGCATGCTGTCAAATTTACTGTATAGTTACTGTATAGTGTAGTATACTGTATTGTTCAAGCACAAGTCATAGAAACATTCTGATGAATTAGTCAGTGTCCTTTTTAACCAGCCTAGAATATGCCCAGAAAAGGTGTATATACCAGATTTTACAGAGGGGTTCTTATCCAAAATCATGTAACGGATGGGCAGAAAGTGCAGTGTGACCGTTAAACCGTTtccactgtatatgtgtgtgtctcaggctTGGCTCTTCTGGGAGAAGTGCtggtgagacagagggaggcattGTAGTTGTCTCTGGTGTGGCGAGAGAGAGTCTATCTGAGCAGCTATTTTTACATGAACATAGAGCTGTGGAATGCAGACCAAAGCAACCACAGACTTGGCGGAGAACTGCTCTGTTTGGCATGGCACCTCCTGTTTCGCAGTGGGGAGGAGCCGAAGAATCCGATTGGATGGCACTGACGTCATAGTTTTCTGTTAAGCCGTGTCGACAGGAAGTGTGCAGTCTGATGCAACAGGGAGTTCAGCTCCACTGTGGGAAAGTCAGTGGGGCTAAAGAGAGGAATGGGGGTGGGAGCTGGTGGTAGGTGGAGGGCGAGACAGGAAGTCAGTACAGTGGACAATGCCAGCATTTAGACTGCTGTGTGAGGCAAGATGGCTGTTAGCGATAGATAAGATTCAggcaaacataaaaattatatGATGGACTGCTCCATCCTATTCCAGTAAAGAATTGGTCTTTAAAGTGACTAAAAGTTTGACCTTAAAGCAATCAATCCATTTCAGCGCATGTGTTTATATTCAGAATCGTGCTACACATAACTATGCACTAGTCTGGTTAAACCCTAATAAACAGCAGGGCTATGATAAGCCAGTGAAAATGAGACCCCGCAGACATGGGatacattttacagttgtgTACCCAGCTGCTTCAGGGCAAGCCCTTCATGAATATTTCCCAAGACACTGAAGACCCAGGCTGGTGTGTTCCTGTAGACTGTGACTAGGAGATCTGTTTTACTGTGATCATTGGGACAGGTTGTTGATAACTTATATCCTCAAGCATTAACCCTGAGTCAGTTTCAGCTGTTTTAACATAATGGCAGAAAATATAGTGATCGTTGGGTAGGCTGATTCCAGATCAGATGTAGAGGGAAGAAAATAACTAGGGCCTAATGACGGTAGCAGGGAGGTGTTCTGTTGATGTTGCATTTCCTTGTGCAACCATGTCTGGTCCAAACCTCTCTTTCCAGCAGTTCATCTAAAGCACAGTGATCGTAAGGTGTTGCCAACTCCATCTCATGTCTCACTCAGTCCGAGTATGACATTCTTAATAGTAGATGAAATtgtaaactgaaatgttgctcTATTTGTAAATGCTCTGATACCTGCTCTGTCATAACTCAATTGCTGTAATGGAGCATTGTGACATATCTGCTGTGTACACTGCAAATGGATTTGGGTTAGATAGAAGGACCAACATAGGGAAAGTCAACTCTAGATGGGGAGGAATAACAAATGTACTTTGAAGTAACAAAGGACCTCTATTTTAAGTGCAGAGGAAGTTTTTTATAGGGACATTCGCATTGGAGAGTTGTTTTGAAGGCCTGAGCCTTCAGCCATTTTAATAATACACGGGTCAGAGAAGCAAGGGAAGTGGCTATAATTGGTTGTTAGATGACAGAATTTTCTATTGTTGAAAATGAGACATTAGAAAAATAGAATTGTAGAAATGAGGAACTGCAAGTGTTTACGGTTCCGATCGCTTCTCCAGTCTTTTTGCTCTGCGCAGAACTATCCAGGCAGACATCCATCCCCGTGTCTTTACTCTAGATATGTAATTAAGTTAGCTAGTGAACAGGAACTAGGAACAACGACCAGTTGTCACGTCTGCCACAAGGCACACTCAGTCAGTGAATCATATGACTTTAACAAGATGAGGGGCAAACTACAGGGAAAAGTCTGGAGAATAAATATCTATTTCCAGAAAATGATCTGCTGTTAGGTTCATTAAAATATGGAATGATTCAACCTGGATTCATCATCTACAAAACCTGCTAaccccccctgtccccccatCTAGAACCCCCCACCCCGTGTTCCTGTTTTAAACCCAGTCTTTTTCAAGCATTTACTGTATTACTGGTAAGCTAGTAAAACTCTCCTTTGACATCTATTAACTTGCTGACAAAGGAACTTTCTAATAGTttactattgttgttgttgaagtCTTTAGTCATTTGATAAACAATTTAACAGAGAGTGTGTCTGCTCCACAGTGGCTCTGGCCTCTGAAAGTGTACTTTTTTAGTTGTGTTACATTCTAATGTACAGTATGCTTTTTCACAGCTGATGTAATTACCCTGGATTGGATTATAAATCAACAAATGCCCCTGCTATACCACCATCCCCCATTATCCCCCATGACAAGAGGTGCACATGTGTTCAGGAAGGGGGGGAAACAGCAGACTGTCTGTACAGGCCTCAGCCATAAAAACATTTCCCCTTGAAACAGTGTGTCTGCACTGCCAGTCAgcagctgtgctgtctctgtcaggCATTTACAAGGACCCCAGGcgactgtgtgctgtgctgtcacGCTGCGATGTATACGGCTCGGTGTGCTGTGTCACAGTTCAGGCCCCGTTCGTTCTCTGCTCCCCGCGGTGTGTTGGGGCAGctcggggggcgggggggactTGTGTTTGAGTCGCTAGAATGTGCGCGGCTGCTGCGCTGGGATCAGATACGAAAAGGAGAGCCCTgacctctctgctccctgctgaaAGGCCGTCCATCCACACAATCGTAAAAATGAAATCTGGCCCCGCAGCAGGACCGGCATTGTCTGCATGTGGGTGTTAAAATATTGCTCCATTCAGCAAATGAATGTTCCAGAAGAGATGAATGTTCGcattgtcttttctttttaaaaccctGTCAAACCCCTGAAAGTGGGCACAGTGACAGCTCTGAAGTTTTAAACTCGCTGCGTTTTCATGGTTCAAGATGATGAACTTGATGGACAGTGGTGGCTCCAGGGGCTATAAACCAAGTTTCATGTacggtatttttttttcatcttctgttTTTCGATCTCTGATAGAGGTTTCCATCGCGTTAACAGGTTTCCCTCCCCAGGGTATAAATTGTCCCCCACAACGGAGGACATTGATGAATGGGGACCCAGCCAgagtctgtctccctcctgttGAGAAATTTAATAAAACGCACACGCGGTTCCCGAGGGCAGTTATTGAATGAGGCCCCACTCCCTACAGCACGCTTGTAAAGAGTGTGAAAAAGGGGGCTTCTCGCCCGATGACCGACAGCATTAATCTGGTGGTTGATGGGCGACACGGCTGCTCATGCGATAAGTGCTGTATCGCAGCTCAAGCAGACCCCTCTCCCAGCACTCCAAATTAAACTCAACGGGAAGGGTCACATGCAGACCCCCGGGGGAGGTCTGtcacccaccccccacagccccccaaACCAACTGcccctgccgccccccccccagctgggACAATGCCTGCGGCTTGCCCCGAATAAACCCTCAGAGCCACACAGATTAAACTAAAGCTCTGCCGTTTCCTCCCAGAACAATAGTCCCAGGAAGTCAGTTTCTAATTAAAACTGAGACAGTATGACtagtgctttttttccattcgtGTGCTATGACGGTACACCTGAAAATGCCACACAGTGATCAGCATAAGTCTATCTTGTTGGGTAGGCCTGTTTTATGGGGTGCTGGGAATTGTCCAGTAGCTGTTACACCTTTTAACGTACACACTGTTAAACATATGGAAGGGTGAGGATTCCTTCATGAAGGCGGCGTTTATCACGTGAGTCTGAGCACCGTGAGCCTAGTTTAGCTTGGAACACATGACTAGACTGTCACGAGATGCCTCTCTGCACCCTGAGGGCCCCGCACATCTGTGCCATTAGGTAGGGCCGAGAGACCAGGCTGGTCTGTGGCACAATGACGGTTTTGTGTTCGTGTATGAAGTTCAAGCCGCCCCCAGGCTGAGCACTGTGTCAAACCAAACCTTTCTGGAGGTTTCTCAGCTGGGAGGCTTTGGCTTCACTCCAGCGCTGTATAATGGACCTCAGTGCTGAGGTGTGGGCCGAGCTTCAGCCTCAaagccattttctgtgtgacATTATTCTTCTTCCATGTGGTTCCTCTCAGATCTAACTCAATAAACATagcctgctcacacacacgtgtagACTCTAACCTTtccatgtgagtgtgtgtgtgcactactGTCACTGCTTGAGAAACCCTAATGCTCCAAAAAAAGGACCAGTGTGCATATTTCCTTTCAGTACATTCTTATCTATTTCTAGTGCACATAATCACGCTGTGTCTTCGGGGACTTGTGGAAGTCATGCAGATTTTAAATTGGGCTGAAGAAATAAACAAGGTCCCAAGAAAAGAGGATCATAGATACATATCccagagacagagtgggaaTATTTGCTATTCTGCTGGGAGAACATAACATACTGCTAGATCggtttaaaatatgttttctagGCATTCCTCAGGAGGTTATAAGGGTGGTATTACAAATGAATGCACCGTGCTTCCAAGCTGTTCTACTGTATTTCTTACaaattttgtgtttctgtggagtTTTCCTGAATATATAGTCTGATAtggtgtatgtatacatacatgtgtgcagcTCATGAGCTGAGTATTACACTACTCTATTCCCAAAGGGCATTATTATTCAGCTTTTCAGTGCTTCCAGCACAATGTAGGCAGCTGAGGTAAAGGGCTGCGGTTTATGTGTACTGCAAGTCACTCTGAGCAAGGCTGACCTTATGGCTCATTTGCTTCCTTTTTAACCGCTGTGCCCTGCGGCACAGAATGAAACAGGATAAATGGGGATTCAGAGGGCTGTGGGTCATTATTGATGACGTTTGCAGCCATTAGACTTGAGGGTGGAATATGAGATGACTCAAAGTAAAGTCATTAACACATCAGCTAAGTAACAAGAGTGCATAAATTGACTGATCATGAGCCCGACCCTCTGTAAGTGCAGTTGCAGAATGAAAGCTACTGATGTGATGTTACTGTCAATGGCTTCTCTGTTTTTGGGTAACGAATGAATTATAACAATACAAaggcctgtttaaaaaaaaaaaaaaaaaaaaaagcaccaggATGCATCGATGCAGTGCTCCCACTGCTGTCAAAGGAAGGCTGTCTACTGACCCCGTGTGGCAGGCTGATAGATTGTTCCTGCCAAGTTTATTTGAGCTTTCATAGTCATTGTTTGAATTGCCAGTTTAATCAGGTCTCCTCAATATGTGCTAGATGCCTGCTCTGGCAAACATTGTATTACAAGACTTAAGAAGGTTTATTGTGTTGGGCTGGTTCAGTTTCACCTGAATGAGCCTGTGAATGACCTGCTCAATTAAGAGCAAGCAGACTGCTGGATAACCATaatctcctctgtctctctggcgCAGGATGAGCAGATTGAGTGGGGCAAACAGGAGCTTTCTCACAGTGAGATTGAGCAGAAGGTGAAGGAGTACAATGCTCAGATCAACAGCAACCTCTTCATGGCCCTGGTGAGTGAAAACACAGATTCAGACTCATTGCATACACTCAACAAGCAAACCCACAACATCAGACACCAAGACAGAGACAAATCATTCTCAAAAAGGATTATTTTTGGACGTAGTCTGCTTATGCAGTCTTTCTGTTCCTTTCATCACTGTAATCAAGACTTCTTTTCCTCCACGATACAGAACAAAGATGGCTCCTACACTGGGTTCATCAAGGTCCACTTTAAGCTGGTGCGGCCCGTCTCAGTTCCTCCGCCCCGCAAGGCAGCCACGCCGCAGGAGGGGGGCCGGCGGGCCACAGGGGTGAAGCGCCGCACCTCCTTCTACCTGCCCAAGGACACTGCCAAGCACCTGCACATCAGCTCTCGAACCCGGGCCCGTGAGGTCATCGAAGCGCTGCTCAACAAGTTCACTGTGGTGGACAACCCCCGCAAGTTTGCCCTGTTTGAACGCAGCGAGCGCCACGATCAAGGTGAGTCCAGGTGGTGTCAGTACTGATACATAGTGCTAATATTAAGCAACACCAGCTATATTTGCACATCATAGTAACACAGCACGGTAACACCTGGCAACACCAGCCATGCTCACACACAATGCTaacacacagaaatgccagCCATATTCACACACCACTCTAATGCACCACATTAAGACACAATGACAACTGCCATATCCATACACCCACACATTAATACATataacactgcacagagcagaaaTACTGATTATAAATCTATGTATAGACAATCCCTTTCTCAGAGccctgaaaacaaaactgtcagGGACTAAAGGAGGTTCTCAGGCTTCTCTTGTGTCTCTGGTTGGTTGGGTGTACATGTGTGAAGCTGAATTTTTCCTCACTTTGTAGGCAATGTGTGGTAGGCTCTGGGTGTTGGTAAAATGTACCCTGTATCCGTCTCTCAGTATTTCTGCAAAGACAGGCGCTtcctgtttctgcctgtctttcaccctttatttcttttttctggtTTCTCTTTCACTcaactcctgttttttttctctcagtctctttcttGTTCAGTGTTCACTGTGAAGGTGGAgctggttttgtgtgtttgtgtgaagagtaaccctctccctccctctctctcagtgtacCTGCGGAAGCTGGGAGATGACGAGCGACCGCTGCATCTGCGTCTGTGTGCAGGGCCCAGTGAGAAGGCCCTCAGCCTGGTGCTGAAGGAGAATGAGACCGGAGAGGTCAATGTGAGTACAGCTGTACAATATGGGTCTGAGTTGAACCAGAGGACACAAGTCTGTCATGTCTCCTACAAACAGAATCATGAATATAAACAGCCAAAAAACAGCTTTGGACTGATTTCCAGTTAAGCTCAATTATACAACTGGAAATTCTGTGGAAAGGAAGAATTGAATTATACatgaacagataaaaaaataaattggcATCCTCCCACACCAGCATTGCCAGGGCCAAGAATAAAACCGGTGACTCAAGTCTGACATGACTCCCCGGGCCTTGGTGTGGTGTACCAACTCTGTATAATTGGTACTTTGCCTTGTAGCACAAAgcacatttatacatttccATATCTGTTGCACAAGACTAAAAATTGCTTTAGGTACTGCTAGTCCAGTAAAGGCGAAAATGGTATAATGTCATGCCCTACAGTTGCAGTGTTTGATCATTATTGCATATTTACTTGTTTCCTTAAAGctgttcttccttttttctcccttttcctccaCAATATTATATCCTCCCCCCAGTGGGATGCCTTCACAGTCCCAGAGCTGCACAACTTCCTGCGTATCCTGCAGCGCGAGGAGGAGGAACACGTTAAGCAAATAGTGCAGCGCTACGCTCGTGCCCGGGACAAGATGCGGGAGGCGTTGGCTGGCAGCACCCCGGGTTGACAGGCGTCCTCTGGCGGGGGACCCCGCACTTCTGACTGGCGGCCACCAGAGGGCCACCTGTCACCCCTGAATCCAAAGAACCcagctgacagtgtgtgagAACAGGGCGTGGTGCCACCAAAGTGGTGGTAGTCctgagagcgagagtgagaaCCGTGAAGTGCCTTCGACCTAGAGAGAATGAGTTGTTCCTGTGAGAGAACGAGCGagcgcaagagagagagaaaatgtgccTGACGTAAGGCCTAGCTGTATCCAGTTGTGTCAGCCCTGACAGACTCATGTTGTACCTTCAGCACTTCctgtaaacagatttttttttctgcactgaaGTGGCACAAAAATGTTCTGTCAGGTTgtcattgctgctgctgctgctgctgttgttaatgttgccccccca
This portion of the Megalops cyprinoides isolate fMegCyp1 chromosome 7, fMegCyp1.pri, whole genome shotgun sequence genome encodes:
- the rassf1 gene encoding ras association domain-containing protein 1 isoform X1, with amino-acid sequence MSRGELIELQELTLDDRIELTTPPAPRTPRLERVNALRISPGKVPELLSRVRIIRLLGESIDPRLTDDKGEGHDFQPCTHAQPTWCDLCGDFIWGLYKQSLRCTHCRFTCHYRCRALIQLDCSSERGTLTDQPDNVEDTIETDTNVDEQIEWGKQELSHSEIEQKVKEYNAQINSNLFMALNKDGSYTGFIKVHFKLVRPVSVPPPRKAATPQEGGRRATGVKRRTSFYLPKDTAKHLHISSRTRAREVIEALLNKFTVVDNPRKFALFERSERHDQVYLRKLGDDERPLHLRLCAGPSEKALSLVLKENETGEVNWDAFTVPELHNFLRILQREEEEHVKQIVQRYARARDKMREALAGSTPG
- the rassf1 gene encoding ras association domain-containing protein 1 isoform X2 encodes the protein MSDGGCEDQTPSFEMTWGSTTSSGYCSQEDSDCEFEQYFTARTSFIRKPRKEKDEQIEWGKQELSHSEIEQKVKEYNAQINSNLFMALNKDGSYTGFIKVHFKLVRPVSVPPPRKAATPQEGGRRATGVKRRTSFYLPKDTAKHLHISSRTRAREVIEALLNKFTVVDNPRKFALFERSERHDQVYLRKLGDDERPLHLRLCAGPSEKALSLVLKENETGEVNWDAFTVPELHNFLRILQREEEEHVKQIVQRYARARDKMREALAGSTPG